ACCTCATGTCCGATGAGATGACCCGTGTTTGGAAGCTCGGCGACACCACCATCAACGGCCCCGACCAACAGACCATCCCGCTGGCCGATGTGGCCGAGCTGAACCGCCTTGGCAGTACTGTCCAGATCGTCACCCATGATGGCCACAAGTACCTGATCAAATACCAGCCCGACCCAGGCGCGACCCTCAATGCAATTGAAAGAGCAAAGGTATGAGTAGCACAGACGAATGGACCGGCATCCTTGACGATGGTGAAGAAATTATCTGGCAGGGCCGACCTGATGGGGCGATTGCCTTACGTCCCGCAGCCCTGTTCAAAGCTGCTTTTGGATTGTTTTTTTCTGGCTTTGCACTGTTTTGGATGCTGGGGGCATTCAAATCGGGCGGATCCTTCTGGATGTTTGGTCTTTTACACTTCAGCGTCGGCTTAGGGATCATTTTCCACGCTGTCTTTTGGTCATCATATGTTCGCCGGAACAGCTGGTACACGCTAACCGACCGTCGCGCGTTCATCGGAATCGGCCTGCCATTGCTTGGACGAAAGCTGCAGTCCTACCCGCTCACCGGCAGCACACCGCTAGAACTGGTTGATAGACAGCCCGCCAGCGTATTTTTTGCCGAAAGAACCAAGCGCGGGCAGAACGGATCAACGACTGTTCCGGTTGGATTTGAGCGAATTGCGGAAGGTCGCGAGGTCTATCGCATGATGCGCGATGTTCAGGCCAGGGCGCCGGAAAGGAAATGACACTTATGACCACTCTCTTCACCAACGCCCGCCTGATCGACCCTGAGGCCGGAACCGACAGTATCGGCGCGGTTCTGGTGCAGAACGGGCGCATCGCGGCCGTGGATAAGAATGGCACCGGCTCTGACCAATTGTTTCGCACGCGAAACATTGGGGCAGAGGATGTGACCCTTATTGATTGCCGCGGCAAATGTCTGGCCCCCGGCATTGTCGATATCGGCGTGAAGGTCTGCGAGCCGGGTGAGCGCCATAAGGAAAGCTATAAATCTGCAGGTCTCGCGGCGGCGGCGGGTGGGGTCACCACCATGGTGACACGCCCTGACACCACCCCGTCCATCGACAGTCCGGAAACGCTGGAGTTCGTGACCCGTCGCGCGCAGGCCGATGCGCCGGTGAATGTTCTGCCAATGGCCGCCCTGACCAAGGGCCGTGCAGGTCGGGAAATGACCGAGATCGGCTTTCTCATGGATGCGGGCGCGGTTGCCTTCTCCGATTGCGATCACGTGGTCGCCGACACCAAGGTCTTTTCCCGCGCGCTGTCTTATGCGCGCAGCTGCGGCGCGCTGGTCATTGCGCATCCGCAGGAGCCGGGATTGAGCAAAGGGGCTGCGGCAACCTCGGGTAAATTCGCCACTCTGCGCGGGCTGCCCGCCGTCACGGCGATGGCGGAGCGGATGGGGCTGGATCGCGATATCGCCCTATTGGAGATGACCGGCGCCAGATACCACGCCGACCAGATCACCACCGCCCGTGCCCTGCCCGCCCTGCAACGGGCAAAGGCAAACGGGCTGGACATCACCGCAGGCACGTCGATTCACCATCTGACGCTGAATGAGCTGGACGTTGCGGACTACCGCACCTTCTTCAAGGTGAAACCGCCGTTGCGCTCCGAAGAGGACCGTCTGGCGCTGATCGAGGCACTGCGCGAGGGGCTGATTGATACGATCTCCTCCATGCACACGCCACAGGACGAGGAAAGCAAGCGCTTGCCCTTTGAAGAGGCCGCCGCCGGTGCCGTGGCGTTGGAGACACTGCTGCCTGCGGCCCTGCGGCTTTATCATGCGGAGCAGCTCGACCTGCCGACACTGTTTCGCGCGATGGCACTGAACCCGGCCAAACGTCTGGGACTGGACTGTGGCCGTCTGTCCCAAGGTGCTCCTGCTGATCTGGTGCTGTTTGATGCGGACCAGCCCTTTGTGATGGACCGGTTTGCGCTGCACTCGAAATCACAGAACACCCCCTTTGACGGGCAGCGGATGCAAGGTAGGGTGCTGGCAACCTATGTGGCCGGTGAACCGGTCTACCGGAGAGATTGATGCCGCCTATTGAAACTGCCGCCCCTGTCCTGCTGCTATGGGCCGTGATTGGCTATGCACTGGGGTCTATTCCCTTTGGCCTGCTGCTGACACGGATCATGGGGTTGGGCAATCTGCGCACTATCGGATCGGGCAATATCGGCACCACCAATGTGCTGCGCACCGGCTCGAAAAAAGCCGCCGCGCTGACTCTGCTGCTGGACGGTGGCAAGGGGGCGGTCGCGGTGCTGCTGGCGCGCACGCTGGCGGGCGAAGATGCCGCACAGCTGGCGGGTCTGGCGGCTTTTCTTGGCCATTGCTACCCGATCTGGCTGAAATTTCAGGGCGGGAAAGGCGTTGCCACCTTCCTTGGCCTGATGCTGGCGCTGGCCTGGCCCGTAGGGATCGCCTGCTGCCTGACCTGGCTGGCCGCCGCCTATCTGAGCAAGATCTCCTCAATGGGGGCTTTGGTGTCTGCAGTGGCGGCCCCGCTGTGGTGCCTGCTTCTGGGCGCACCCATAACGACGGGGCTGGCCGCTCTACTGGCCGCGATCATCCTGTGGCGGCACAAGGAAAACATCGCGCGATTGCGCATGGGCACCGAGCCCAAGATCGGACAGAAGTAGCCCGATATCAGCTAAACCTCTGTTTTGTAAAAAGCCCTCCTCCACCATGGACGAGGGCTTTTTCATGCTCACAGGAATGTGCCACCGCGCCTGTGCAGAGAATTTGTGCATCAACGCACATACAAAAGGAGTTGTTTTGAACGTGATCGAGGGAGTCCTCATATCGGTGTCGTGACCAAAACGGTCCAATTTTGAAGACCTGTATTTTGATGACGTAACGCTTTGATCATTCCAACTCAGGGTGCCGAGGTACCCGCTACATCGAAAGGTTCATACCGATGAATACCGTAAAATCCCTTCTGGGCGGGATCGCCCTCTCCGTTACGCTGGCAACCTCCGCGCTGGCCGCTGGCGTTGATGTCAACGCCTCCTCTACCGGTCTGGCCATGCAGGGATATGACCCTGTCGCCTATTTCAACGCCGGTGAAGCGACCAAAGGTTCCTACAAGGTGACCGCCACCCACGACGACGCTACATATTGGTTCGCTACCGAGGAGAACAAAGCCCTGTTTGAAGCCACACCGGACGCCTACATCCCGGCCTACGGCGGCTACTGCGCCTTTGGTGCGGCGATGGGCTTCAAGTTCGACGGCGATCCGCATCAGTGGAAAATCGTCGATGATGTCCTCTACCTGAACCTGTCGAAGGACATTCAGGAACGTTGGAGCACGGACATTCCCGGCTTCATCGAAAAAGCCGATGTGAACTGGGATGAGATCGCTGACGCCGAGCCGGCGGAGCTGCTGCAGTAAGCCTGTAACGGCAGATCCAAATCGCAGATGGGCGGCAGGATATCCTGCCGCCCATTCTGTTCATGCCTCAGAGGGAACACTCCCTCTGCGCAGGATATTACTTCGAGGCCAGCCGTTCGACCGCCTCGGCCGTGCGCTTGGTGTTGTTGTAAATTCCCAGCGCCAGATAGAGCGAGCCGGCGATCAGGATCACATAGAGGGTGCCAACCACAAGCACACCGAGTGCCGCGAGGATACCGCCGCCGCCCGGCTGCATGGTTGCCAGAACTGCCCCGCCGACAACTGCGAGCAGCAGCAGCACAACGACGACACCAACCAGTTTTTCAAATGCTGAAATAAAGAAATTGCCCATATCAATACCTTTCCGAGCTCTAGATTGCGCGTTTTCTAGGGGGGAGAAATAGAGAGAACAAGCTCTCAATTAGGGGGAAAATCAAGCGGGTAGCGCCAGAGGGAGCCCACACCAACACCCGCAAAATCAGTCGAGAACCCGCCGCGCGGCCCGCGCA
The nucleotide sequence above comes from Phaeobacter inhibens DSM 16374. Encoded proteins:
- a CDS encoding YHS domain-containing (seleno)protein, with product MNTVKSLLGGIALSVTLATSALAAGVDVNASSTGLAMQGYDPVAYFNAGEATKGSYKVTATHDDATYWFATEENKALFEATPDAYIPAYGGYCAFGAAMGFKFDGDPHQWKIVDDVLYLNLSKDIQERWSTDIPGFIEKADVNWDEIADAEPAELLQ
- the plsY gene encoding glycerol-3-phosphate 1-O-acyltransferase PlsY, which encodes MPPIETAAPVLLLWAVIGYALGSIPFGLLLTRIMGLGNLRTIGSGNIGTTNVLRTGSKKAAALTLLLDGGKGAVAVLLARTLAGEDAAQLAGLAAFLGHCYPIWLKFQGGKGVATFLGLMLALAWPVGIACCLTWLAAAYLSKISSMGALVSAVAAPLWCLLLGAPITTGLAALLAAIILWRHKENIARLRMGTEPKIGQK
- the pyrC gene encoding dihydroorotase — protein: MTTLFTNARLIDPEAGTDSIGAVLVQNGRIAAVDKNGTGSDQLFRTRNIGAEDVTLIDCRGKCLAPGIVDIGVKVCEPGERHKESYKSAGLAAAAGGVTTMVTRPDTTPSIDSPETLEFVTRRAQADAPVNVLPMAALTKGRAGREMTEIGFLMDAGAVAFSDCDHVVADTKVFSRALSYARSCGALVIAHPQEPGLSKGAAATSGKFATLRGLPAVTAMAERMGLDRDIALLEMTGARYHADQITTARALPALQRAKANGLDITAGTSIHHLTLNELDVADYRTFFKVKPPLRSEEDRLALIEALREGLIDTISSMHTPQDEESKRLPFEEAAAGAVALETLLPAALRLYHAEQLDLPTLFRAMALNPAKRLGLDCGRLSQGAPADLVLFDADQPFVMDRFALHSKSQNTPFDGQRMQGRVLATYVAGEPVYRRD